The sequence GGTACAGTTCAAAGTCGCTTAGCATAGTTATTGCATAGAATATGGTCACGGGTGTCTCCCCATCCTCCATTCTTCATGTGTGCCTTGTGCTCTACTGCTTCTGCACCATTAAGGAGAAGGGATGAAGGAAATAAGGCATGCTTGGCACTCTGAAGCCCTTCCTCTGCCCTCTGTGAAGCCAATTCTGGCCTGCACCCGTCCTTCTGGTGAAGGCCACAGTCTCCTGTGTGAAGAACCCGGGAGCCCTGCGCTACAAGCACTTTGAGGGGCTTTGGTATGCATGTTCCTGACAAGTGCTGCAAAGTCCAGTCCCAGTTGTAGTCGTCATAGGTGCAGAACTCTTGGCTGCAGCCCATCAATTTGTAGTACACCTCCCTGGAGAGGGCCATACCTATGTTGTGTTTCGTGGACATCCACCCAGTGGTCAAAACCTTATTGGACAGTTTAACAAAATCAGTCACGCCATTGTGGTTACCCAGAGCCAGCATGTCGCAGTCCGGGCAGCTGTTCTTGCTGAACTCTACCATTGACTTATAGAAGTGGAAAAAGTCCGGTAAGATGTAGTTGTCCTCCTCCAGAAACACTACAAACCCACTATAGCCCTGCATCAACTGCACTCGCTCCCACA comes from Pleuronectes platessa chromosome 17, fPlePla1.1, whole genome shotgun sequence and encodes:
- the LOC128460003 gene encoding alpha-1,6-mannosyl-glycoprotein 2-beta-N-acetylglucosaminyltransferase, which encodes MRSRMFRRSLLPLLLLFFVVLSVTVLLLLFGNDESGTDHVAQGNEEERVKFNFGSPSDLTQSVYNANYKQYIQNSDKFVGEPQLVLVVQVHNRPEYLKLLIKSLKEIKETYGFLLIFSHDYFTEEINTIVQGITFCRVLQIYFPFSTQLYPNEFPGQDPRDCPRDMSKDNAVKTGCLNAQHPDSYGHYREALITQTKHHWWWKMHFVWERVQLMQGYSGFVVFLEEDNYILPDFFHFYKSMVEFSKNSCPDCDMLALGNHNGVTDFVKLSNKVLTTGWMSTKHNIGMALSREVYYKLMGCSQEFCTYDDYNWDWTLQHLSGTCIPKPLKVLVAQGSRVLHTGDCGLHQKDGCRPELASQRAEEGLQSAKHALFPSSLLLNGAEAVEHKAHMKNGGWGDTRDHILCNNYAKRL